One genomic segment of Intestinimonas butyriciproducens includes these proteins:
- a CDS encoding FtsB family cell division protein, with product MIRTKKAGLLTKVVVLALLIYMATALLNLQGQIQEAQAQRDTLSQQVAEQTQINAELAEDVANPDDPDRIADIARDKLGLVAPGEKVFIITN from the coding sequence GTGATCAGAACAAAAAAGGCCGGACTGCTCACAAAGGTGGTGGTTCTGGCTCTGCTCATCTACATGGCGACGGCCCTGCTGAACCTCCAGGGCCAGATCCAGGAGGCGCAGGCCCAGCGGGACACGCTGAGCCAGCAGGTGGCGGAGCAGACCCAGATCAACGCCGAACTGGCCGAGGACGTAGCAAATCCGGACGACCCCGACCGCATCGCCGACATCGCCCGGGATAAGCTGGGCCTTGTGGCGCCCGGAGAGAAAGTCTTTATCATCACCAACTAG
- a CDS encoding S1 RNA-binding domain-containing protein encodes MEFGVGSIVEGKVTGITKFGAFVSLPGGRSGLVHISEIAYSYVNDVKDHLTEGQEVKVKVIGIDENNRINLSIKKAMDPPPRPPRPAGGQGGFAPRPSGPRQGGYAPRQGGGRSGGFSRQPSEPESFEERLKHFMQASDSKLSEMKYTEKRSSRRGGRK; translated from the coding sequence ATGGAGTTTGGTGTAGGTTCTATTGTAGAAGGAAAAGTGACAGGCATCACAAAATTCGGCGCTTTTGTGTCACTGCCCGGCGGACGCTCGGGTCTGGTGCACATCTCTGAGATCGCCTATTCCTATGTGAACGATGTGAAAGACCATCTCACCGAGGGACAGGAGGTCAAGGTCAAGGTCATCGGAATCGATGAAAACAACCGCATCAATCTGTCCATCAAAAAGGCCATGGATCCCCCTCCCCGGCCGCCTCGCCCCGCGGGCGGCCAGGGCGGTTTTGCACCCCGGCCCAGCGGTCCCCGACAGGGCGGCTATGCGCCGCGGCAGGGCGGCGGGCGGTCCGGCGGATTTTCCAGGCAGCCCAGTGAGCCGGAGTCCTTTGAGGAACGGCTCAAGCATTTCATGCAGGCCTCCGACAGCAAGCTGTCGGAGATGAAGTACACAGAGAAGAGAAGCTCCCGCCGCGGCGGACGGAAATAA
- a CDS encoding amidohydrolase has translation MLIFNGVVHPVDAPVIPNGYVELEGGKIKGVGPMEALPKGCEGPSLDVKSGHIVPGFVDAHCHLGLFGDALKFEGDDGNEATNPCTPHVRAIDGVNPLDRCFQEAREGGVTTVLTGPGSANPISGQGIVIKTLGAWVDQMVLKAPATMKMALGENPKTVYNGRKETPTTRMGTASVIRTELARALEYMDRQDKADTEAGTNAPGYDPRLEALIPVLRGELPVHIHAHRADDIATAVRICREYGLQFVVVHGTEGYRVTELLAAEGVGVITGPILTDRSKPELAGLTIENPARLAKAGVEIAICTDHPVTPIQYLPLCAAIAVRGGLEPEEALRAITLGGARLAGVAHRVGSLTPGKDADVVVTSGHPLEWTGSVEHVFINGIQVK, from the coding sequence ATGCTGATTTTCAACGGTGTGGTGCACCCGGTGGACGCTCCGGTGATCCCCAATGGATATGTGGAGCTGGAGGGTGGCAAGATCAAAGGCGTCGGCCCTATGGAGGCGCTGCCGAAGGGCTGCGAGGGCCCTTCCCTGGACGTGAAGAGCGGGCACATCGTTCCCGGCTTTGTGGATGCCCACTGTCACCTGGGGCTGTTCGGCGACGCCCTGAAGTTTGAGGGCGACGATGGCAACGAGGCCACTAACCCCTGCACCCCCCATGTGCGGGCCATCGACGGGGTGAATCCTCTGGACCGCTGCTTCCAGGAGGCGCGGGAGGGGGGCGTCACCACGGTGCTCACCGGGCCGGGCAGCGCCAACCCCATCAGCGGACAGGGCATTGTGATCAAGACCCTGGGCGCCTGGGTGGATCAAATGGTGCTCAAGGCGCCGGCCACTATGAAAATGGCTCTGGGCGAGAATCCCAAAACGGTGTACAACGGGCGAAAGGAGACCCCCACCACCCGGATGGGGACCGCGTCTGTCATTCGCACGGAGCTGGCCCGGGCGCTGGAGTATATGGACCGTCAGGACAAGGCGGATACCGAGGCGGGCACCAATGCGCCCGGCTATGATCCCAGGTTGGAGGCGCTGATCCCCGTGCTGCGGGGAGAGCTGCCCGTCCATATCCACGCCCACCGGGCGGACGATATCGCCACGGCGGTGCGGATCTGCCGGGAGTACGGACTGCAATTCGTGGTGGTCCACGGCACCGAGGGCTACCGCGTCACCGAGCTGCTGGCCGCCGAGGGCGTAGGCGTTATCACCGGGCCCATTCTCACAGACCGCAGCAAGCCCGAGCTGGCGGGCCTCACCATTGAAAACCCCGCCCGCCTGGCAAAGGCGGGGGTGGAGATCGCCATCTGCACCGACCACCCCGTCACCCCGATCCAGTATCTGCCCCTGTGCGCGGCCATTGCCGTCCGGGGCGGCCTGGAGCCGGAAGAGGCGCTGCGGGCCATCACTCTGGGCGGCGCCCGATTGGCTGGTGTGGCTCACCGTGTGGGTTCCCTGACGCCCGGGAAGGACGCCGACGTGGTGGTGACCAGCGGCCACCCGCTGGAGTGGACGGGAAGTGTGGAACATGTCTTTATCAACGGTATCCAGGTGAAGTGA
- the hpf gene encoding ribosome hibernation-promoting factor, HPF/YfiA family, which yields MKFVFTDKKVTLPASVHAYAEKKVGKLDRYFKTEGEASVVFSVEKDRNVCEITVRSGSMILRASESTSDMRASIDACVSGMERQIRKNKARLEKRLRTDAFERTVDAAEVSDFAPEEEESEFRIVRTKRFPIKHMTVEEAVLQMNLVGHTFFAFKNADADGAFSVVYTRNGGGYGLIEDDV from the coding sequence ATGAAGTTCGTATTCACCGACAAGAAGGTCACTCTGCCCGCGTCCGTCCATGCCTATGCGGAAAAGAAGGTAGGCAAGCTGGACCGCTATTTCAAGACGGAAGGCGAGGCATCTGTCGTCTTCAGTGTGGAAAAGGACCGGAACGTCTGCGAAATTACGGTCCGCTCCGGCAGCATGATCCTCCGCGCTTCGGAGAGTACCTCCGATATGCGCGCATCCATTGACGCCTGTGTCTCCGGCATGGAGCGCCAGATCCGCAAGAACAAGGCCCGCCTGGAAAAGCGTCTGCGCACCGACGCCTTCGAGCGCACGGTGGACGCCGCCGAAGTCTCCGACTTCGCACCCGAGGAGGAGGAGTCCGAGTTCAGGATCGTGCGGACCAAGCGGTTCCCCATCAAGCATATGACGGTGGAAGAGGCGGTGCTCCAGATGAATCTGGTGGGACACACCTTCTTCGCCTTTAAGAACGCCGATGCCGACGGGGCCTTCTCCGTGGTCTATACCCGCAACGGCGGCGGCTACGGCCTCATTGAGGACGACGTCTGA